In a genomic window of Streptomyces katrae:
- a CDS encoding zf-HC2 domain-containing protein — translation MTGPTDDTPDDAYEPPAGGPALIPGPRAAGDDLQAPEVLPPAPPSHAVLKSLLGAWALAACSAEETQAVEDHLTECAPCAEEALRLRDAVGLLHPEESLDLKPLLRSRVLEDCLGKRPARIPVPVWANPYDTETARLDALLRDFGESEWDTPVRLKWFEGERRRSHRTTVAGVIGHLLTVDGLVATALGLDDPLGPQAPPGGPTGRTRHYWNSAGDQSTRKVREPWREQGHTLVRTVSFAGRGVAELSVDYGAFALPLGDAFLERAFECWVHAWDIAEAVDYPYEPPSGPHLHGMIDLAARLLPRALAGRRRSGLAAPARGLVAAGAPGRTLHLEIEGAGGGGWDIALDSPAAKPSREHTVAEVALDGLEFCQLAAGHISPEEAAVGQTGDREAIRDVLFAAASLSRL, via the coding sequence ATGACCGGACCCACCGATGACACCCCCGACGACGCGTACGAGCCCCCGGCGGGCGGACCGGCGCTGATACCGGGTCCGCGCGCGGCCGGCGACGACCTCCAGGCGCCCGAGGTCCTGCCGCCCGCACCGCCCTCGCACGCCGTACTGAAGTCCCTGCTCGGAGCCTGGGCGCTGGCCGCCTGCTCCGCCGAGGAGACCCAGGCCGTCGAGGACCACCTCACCGAGTGCGCGCCCTGCGCCGAGGAGGCCCTGCGGCTGCGCGACGCGGTCGGGCTGCTGCACCCCGAGGAAAGCCTCGACCTCAAGCCGCTGCTGCGCTCGCGGGTGCTGGAGGACTGCCTGGGCAAGCGCCCGGCCCGGATCCCGGTACCCGTGTGGGCGAACCCGTACGACACCGAGACCGCACGGCTGGACGCCCTGCTGCGGGACTTCGGGGAGTCGGAGTGGGACACCCCGGTGCGGCTGAAATGGTTCGAGGGGGAGCGCAGGCGCAGCCACCGCACCACCGTGGCGGGGGTGATCGGACACCTGCTGACGGTCGACGGGCTGGTCGCGACCGCGCTGGGACTGGACGATCCGCTCGGCCCGCAGGCACCGCCGGGCGGTCCCACCGGCCGCACCCGGCACTACTGGAACTCGGCCGGCGACCAGTCCACCCGCAAGGTCCGCGAACCCTGGCGGGAGCAGGGGCACACCCTGGTCCGTACGGTCTCCTTCGCGGGCCGGGGCGTGGCCGAACTGTCCGTGGACTACGGGGCCTTCGCGCTGCCGCTGGGCGACGCCTTCCTGGAGCGGGCCTTCGAGTGCTGGGTGCACGCCTGGGACATCGCGGAGGCGGTGGACTACCCGTACGAGCCGCCGTCCGGTCCGCACCTGCACGGCATGATCGACCTCGCGGCCCGGCTGCTGCCCCGCGCCCTGGCCGGACGCCGCCGCTCGGGCCTGGCGGCCCCGGCGCGCGGGCTGGTCGCGGCGGGGGCTCCGGGGCGGACCCTGCACCTGGAGATCGAGGGCGCGGGCGGGGGCGGCTGGGACATCGCCCTGGACTCCCCGGCGGCGAAGCCCTCGCGGGAGCACACGGTGGCGGAGGTCGCGCTGGACGGGCTGGAGTTCTGCCAGCTGGCCGCCGGGCACATCTCCCCGGAGGAGGCCGCGGTCGGCCAGACCGGCGACCGGGAGGCGATCCGCGACGTCCTGTTCGCGGCGGCGTCGCTGAGCCGGCTGTAG
- a CDS encoding transglycosylase family protein — MRSAARKKSALLATATALLAIAAPLAAGTTASAASVSTWDKVAQCEASGNWSINTGNGYYGGLQISMSTWRAFGGTDYASRPDLATKQQQILTGEKILAGQGQGAWPSCGPAAGLGADHADPYPSGPTYPSPASLADGTLVKSPNGPAVKVMIKGAGVPVAGSDVTPDHYDLGKIVLVEDSAFNGLPSAPPAGTVVHDQAGGADRYVVIDGAALKIGGQDWTADGYNTRPDMGVPTAWLQAAVQRTVSNGRVVMDQTGSDPARYVMVNGTAVHISAAEWSANGYDQRSLMGVPTSWLAAATAKQLVNGTVVKDAANPTVYVMAGGKAVALTYADFTGLGYDKRPLEVIPGEWLASAAAKAVPADGTMLLAQGDPTVWLVTGGKKRAMTEAEFGPGKADFANVVSVPAALIAALPTV; from the coding sequence ATGCGCTCCGCCGCCCGCAAGAAGTCCGCACTCCTCGCCACCGCCACCGCCCTCCTCGCCATCGCCGCCCCGCTCGCCGCCGGCACCACCGCCTCGGCGGCGTCCGTCTCGACCTGGGACAAGGTCGCCCAGTGCGAGGCCAGCGGGAACTGGTCGATCAACACCGGCAACGGCTACTACGGCGGCCTCCAGATATCGATGTCGACGTGGCGCGCCTTCGGCGGCACCGACTACGCCTCCCGCCCCGACCTCGCCACCAAGCAGCAGCAGATCCTCACCGGTGAGAAGATCCTGGCCGGCCAGGGCCAGGGCGCCTGGCCGTCTTGCGGCCCCGCCGCGGGCCTGGGCGCCGATCACGCCGACCCGTACCCGTCGGGCCCCACCTACCCGAGCCCGGCCTCGCTCGCCGACGGCACGCTCGTGAAGTCCCCGAACGGCCCGGCCGTGAAGGTCATGATCAAGGGTGCCGGTGTCCCGGTCGCCGGCTCCGACGTCACTCCCGACCACTACGACCTCGGCAAGATCGTGCTGGTCGAGGACTCGGCGTTCAACGGTCTGCCGAGCGCCCCGCCGGCCGGCACGGTCGTCCACGACCAGGCGGGCGGCGCGGACCGGTACGTGGTCATCGACGGTGCCGCCCTGAAGATCGGCGGCCAGGACTGGACCGCCGACGGCTACAACACCCGCCCGGACATGGGCGTCCCGACCGCCTGGCTCCAGGCCGCGGTACAGCGCACCGTGTCGAACGGCCGGGTCGTCATGGACCAGACGGGCTCCGACCCGGCCCGCTACGTGATGGTCAACGGCACCGCCGTGCACATCTCCGCCGCCGAGTGGAGCGCCAACGGATACGACCAGCGCTCGCTGATGGGCGTCCCGACCAGCTGGCTCGCCGCCGCGACCGCCAAGCAGCTGGTCAACGGCACCGTCGTCAAGGACGCCGCCAACCCCACCGTCTACGTGATGGCCGGCGGCAAGGCCGTCGCCCTGACCTACGCCGACTTCACCGGCCTCGGCTACGACAAGCGCCCCCTGGAGGTCATCCCGGGTGAGTGGCTGGCCTCCGCCGCCGCCAAGGCGGTCCCCGCCGACGGCACGATGCTCCTCGCCCAGGGCGACCCCACCGTCTGGCTGGTCACCGGCGGCAAGAAGCGCGCCATGACCGAAGCCGAGTTCGGCCCCGGCAAGGCCGACTTCGCCAACGTCGTCAGCGTCCCGGCCGCCCTCATCGCCGCCCTGCCGACCGTCTGA